The Coccinella septempunctata chromosome 9, icCocSept1.1, whole genome shotgun sequence genomic interval CTTAAATGTGGAAAAATACATATTTATTAAAAAGTTGGGAGGAATTAGGTATATatgatatttttcgaatttatgGTTATGGCATTGTAATATGTAGGCTTAATAACTAACATCACTGTAGgtatttttggaaaatatcaTCATCCCATATGATCGCCTCTGTAGACTGCTCGTCCCTCCACCAATTCCTAGCGACTTGATCCACATACTGTAAAAAAAGATAGACTATTAGATAATTTCTTAAAAAACTCCTAACAATATGTAAAAAATAGGAAATATATaaagatttaattttttcaacttaCATATTCTGCAATTCCCTAATTGTAACCTGGAATGCCACTTCTTGCGACTAACATCAGTAGGTGGGACAACTAAAATTTATTCAGTTAGTTAGTTACAGCATAGATATAATTAATTTTAAATTACCTCTAGATCGCAATACTCTGCCAGATGACATTGACTGAGAGTACAGCACTTGCTGCGAATAGGAGATTGGCCGAGATGATGATACAGGCGGTAAGGATGTGGCAGACCGAGGAGACAGCGACTGAGGAGATGATACAGGAGCCTGCAACGATAATGTTGACCCATAGTGTAGAACAGAGTGAGAATGTCCAGTTGAAGTTGAGGCTGGCAAGGTCAATGAGGGATGAGAAGAAGTCAACGGCTGAGTGGAGGAGACTGGCTGTACCGGTGACGTAGATTGAGAAAATAATATCTGAGACGATGTACATGGCTGGGAAGGATTTTGTGTGGAGGACATCAAGTTCATAAATgctgaaaaatattattcaatataatataAGTAAAATAACATGAAAAATACTATACTCACAGGGATCATCTGAGAAGGGAGGGCCAGGTCTGTCTTCCATAATGCATCCGACAAATCTTTCTCGGTCTTGAATAGAAAAATAATCCACCAATATATCAGCCTTAATAGCTGCAACTTCACTTGGACTGAAGCGTACAGAGCTGTTGAAAGCCCTACTTTCATCCCCCAATTTGAATAGAAGAggaaaatggctatatttctGGAGCATCTTCCTGCCGCTATCTTCTGACGACGAAGACCTCCTCCTCTTACGAGGGGTACTAGGAATTGCCTCCTCATAAATGGAGTCCCCCATCAGAATCATGAATTCTTCGATCTCCGCCTGTTGCTCCTGGGAAGATCATTTTAAGGAAGATTCCTCCTTTACCTCCGGAATTTTTTCCGTTGGAGGCTTTGGTGTGGGGGTCTTGGGAGCGGATACGGGAGGTTTTTCTCGAACGGTGAAATGACCATTCATTGGGGGCACGAATTGCCCCCTTTGTTTGAGAAGATTGAGATATTGGCCAGAATATAAGTCGTATGCCGTATAATGGGCATAAGTGGCCTTGGAACCCTTAATGGAATAATAAATAGACAACAAAGATTTTCTCCTCACTTCGGTGCAATTGGTATTCACCTCCCGTATCGCACCCCACACATCCAATAGTTGGAGGTGATTCTGCAAGCAGAACACGGATAGTGCCACCCTATCCTTATACACCATCTTCCCATTGGAGAACAACTTAATGATTTCGCGGGGTAACCGCCCATCACTGTTTATATCGTGCAGGAATTCGTCGAACGTTCTTACACTACCCATATTCCTGAATCaaattataataatgaaaaactgATGGTTAAAATAATTTCTAATATTAAATCGACATAATGTTAgatatataattttattttacaagttTTAAAATTATACTTACGAAAATTATTTGCACACAAAGTTACGAACACTTGGAACTGAGTAAAACGAGAAATATTAGATTGGGgaaaaagaaatccattatttttacGTGAACTTCAAGACTTTATTTAACATGTTTTGCATTGTCCGATTTAGGTCAAATATGCACCATTTTGTTCTATAATTTGTTGCCATTTTAATGGTAGCTTCATTATGCCTCTCTCATAAAAGTCTTGGTCCTTATTAGCGAAAAACTCCAGCAATTGATTTTCACACTCTTCCCTTGATGCCAATTTCTTATCACTAAAAAAGTTTTGCAATGCAAGAAAAAGATGGTAATCGCTTGGTGCGAGGTCCGGACTGTATGGTGGATGCATCAAAACTTCCCAACCAAGCTCCTGGAGTTTCTGACGAGTCACTATAGAAGTGTGTGGCCTGGCGTTGTCCTGATGGAACACGACACCTCTTCTGTTGGCCAATTCTGGCCGTTTCTGGTCAATTGCTCGCTTCAGACGGTCCAGTTGTTGACAATAGATGTCTGAATTTAATGTTTGGCCATATGGAAGCAACTCGTAATAAATGATTCCTTTCCAATCCCACCAAACGCAAAGCAGAACCTTCCTGGCCGTTAGTCCCGGTTTGGCCACCGTCTGAGCTGCTTCATCGCGCTTTGACCACGATCGCTTTCGCCTAATGTTGTCGTATGTGACCCATTTCTCATCCCCAGTCACCATCCGTTTAAGAAATGGGCCGATTTCATTACGTTTGGCCAAGGCTTCGCAGATGGAAATTCGATCCATCATGTTTTTTGGTGTTAATTGGTGTGGCACCCAAACATCAAGCTTTTTTTTAAACCCAGCTTTGTGCAAATGGTTTAAAACTGTTTTGTGGTCGATCTTTAACTCCTGGGCGATGCTACGACTACTAACATGCCGGTCTATAATTTATGAAGTACGGCTCTGTCGCATGAACGACCTTCAGGCGATTGAGAAGAGCCTGATCTACGGAATAATGCTGGGGCGGATAGTTCGAGACGAAAATTATGGGTTTTTCCCGAGCAAAATCTTTCTGATTTCCATATTTTACTTCGGCAGAAAACGAAGATCCTTCTAATAGCCTTTTCAAGTTTCCGTGGCTAATATTCGAAAAATCAGCTTCCTCGAATAAAATAAGTTCGTGAAATGACACGTCCAACGTGGAAAAAGCCCATTTCGATCTCTCAGGATAATATATTCTTTGACTTTTTTCACTTCCCaccaatattttttcaacaaaatacgATTTGCCAACGTTACTGTCACCCCACAGATATAGCTGAGGATCCTTATGACGAAAGGTCCTCAGCTTTTCGTTGAACCAATTAGTAACCTCTATTGTCCAAGGACAATTATATGTTAAAGTTAAAGGCTGGAGAGAGGGCACAACGGTAGACTCCATTTTTCGCGAGAATGCGGCTAAATATGACTGTAAAAAATTAGCGCTCCTTTGATTTTTTACGACAAAGGGATCGAGCGgattataaggatttttataattattatacGCCCACATGTATATTTGGTATTGAAAAGAAAAGGTTGAAGTGGACATATTACTATAGGGTTTCGTATCCAGCTTAGTAATATATTTTATGACTTTGCTCTTATTTTTTACAGATTGAATGTCCAAACCAGCAGCCCAATTTCCATCATCCATACTTAAAACGACCTGcctcattatttcgaaatcaaCTTTAACATTGAATTGCGTATAAGAATGGATGTGAAATTTGGCGAGTCGATTCTCCAAAGAAGAATTGGACGACTGATTTAAAAATAACAGCTCACCATTAGCGCTGTAATTGGAGATGTATTCTTCGTCCGAATCACCTCCATCTAAATCGGTAGTTTCGTAAGGCTCCATACCAACACAAAACGTGACAATTTCCAGCTGCTGATCTTGTTGTTCGCCCTGTATTGAGATCCTCAATTGCTTCTCCAATTTCCTCCTGAAAGTTTTACGGGGGTTCTCTGTCGCGGGAAAATTCTCCGGCAATGAGGCGGTGATGAAATACTGCATAcctataaaaaatgaaaaaaaaaattagaaaatatatattaaatatgtagaataatattaattaaaattttattcGAGTAGGTTAACTTACATTTCTGAGTTGTACGCCTCCCACTTGAGCCAGATGATGATACTTGATCCTCCTGATTGGCCGCTACGCGTCGCGATCCTCTTGTAGCTGGTCTCGACATTCTTATAGCttttttaaaaattaaattACACATGTTAAATAGGTATTCAAATAAGTTAATTTTCAGAATTACTAAGGCGATTCAAACCAACCACATAAacatttcaatttgatttttcatataaaattagCATATAACACAGATACACCTGAGACATGACATCTATTCTTTTATATTACTACTTCTTAAAGGGCAAATCTCTTTTTTAAGCGGATTTAGCGTAGCCAACAGATCCACCTATGCGGGGCCCCCCAGGCAATAATGGTGAAGTCTTCACTGGGGTATATTAGAACATTATTTTTATCACTCCATTCTTTATTAGATACAAATAAGTTATGCTTATCTAAATCTGATGCAATCAGTTTAGATAAGCATAATTCacaatttagttttttttatccCTCTTAATATAAATCCCCCAACAAATGCCACAGAGAAAACCCTGGGACTGCCTTTTGCCACCTCCATAGCTATTTCTGATTCCTCAACCTCACAAGAAGTTTCAAtcaaaacaaaattcaaaacaatattcaaaaacaatattgttttttaaaggctagaaaaagggtactgcccgaaacgtcgccaattactattatattttgaataatattaaacCCTGAATATCAAATACTGTTATTCTTTCATAAGTCACACAGGGTAAATACTTATCATTCGATAAATACATGTATAATACACAGGAAAGAAATGAGAATAGTTTCTCCTGTAGTCGACCAGCTGAAAAATACGCATGGGGAATGGTGGCGACAGCTTTCAATGTAAACAATTCCGTCTCTTTTATTATGTCTATGGTCCCAACCTTAAAACAAACTTAGCCGATGTAAAAATGGAGATAGATAGATAGCTCTGATCAGAGACAACCGAGACCGTCAACCTCAAACAAAATCTATGTCCGATCTTATcatccatctctttctaacttTTGACGAGTTGTATAGTAGGTGGCGCTTGAATCGAGGGAACAAACGAAtagcgggaaatttgaatttctcttaTTCATTAGAGCTTCCAATTATTCTATGTTTGCAAACATGATGAAGAAACTTTcacttttgattttttcattttgctcTTCAAAATATTAGAGGCAAATATtggattattaaaaaaaaatgaaaaaatcaaaagagAGAGTTTCTTCCATCATGTACAAAATTGTGGTTTCATTTCAACTTGGAGGAATTGAGTAACACTTCAGATAAAGgacttaattttttatttaacaaTAATTATAACAACAATAAGTCTGCCTTGCTAACAAGAAAGGTCCTATCTGCAGAATGTGATGGACATAATGCAATATCTCCTAATCGGGAATAGTTCTGTTCGTCAACATTATATCTAAATGAAAACATGGAGAGTTTGTTGAAATACTATCTGTTATACAATGAAAAAAAACAGAAACCCCGAATTTTCTCAAAACTTAAATTCTACAGATAGGACCTTTCATGTTAGGACAGCAGAATTTTAACAACAATAATTATAACAACATATGCTTCATTACTGATGcaatatcttttttaattttttgttcatgctTCTTGTTTTAGCTTCCGTTTTCACCTCTTCACACTTCCTTCTGCACCACCATGGAATGCCAATCCTACAGAGAGCAGCTGTCGTTATGTCCCTTATGTGACTTTTATGTTCAGAACATGCAAGATGATCAAAGTTCATGGTAGACAGTACCGCAAGTGCAGTCACTTTTACTTTAGGATGGGAAGGGGATTcatccaaaaattcctccaacacTGTTATTCCGCAACCTATAGAAACAGTGTAGCTTTCACTTGGGTACAGTAATACCGATCTTTGATCAGACCACTCTTTATTcattataaataaattttgtgGCTCTAAATCTGAAGCTGTGAGCATAGAATCACATAAGGAACAGCATATGTGTTTTTTCACCACCTTAAGAATGGCTCCAGCCACATATGCCACAGACAGGATCTTGGGGCTTCCAGAAGAAACTTCTCCCGCAATTTCAGCAGACAATACCTCTACTGATATTTGCGGTGCTTCATTAATCAGAGAAGCCTCTTCTACAGTTTCCCTTTCCAAACTTTGAGGGGGAATATTGAGGAATGACTTCAAATTACAGACAAGTTCATTGTCGTCCTTCTCACAATTTCTCCCACGAAAGCTTTGGCTTACCAATCCATTTAGAAGTTGGGTTTTCAAACTTCCAATGAATTGCTGAACTGTAGGATTGTCATTGCATCCACAACCATACCTAATTTGACCAAACAGGTTCTCCAATGGATCTTGATTGAGAGTTCTTGTTTTGAGGGATTTGAAACCCAATTCCCTCAAATACTCCCAGAGCCCTTGAACAGCTTTGATCGATTGGAGCCAACCTGTTTGGGAAGGTGGCATGGATTGTTTCAGGGTGCCAGTTTTGGTGTATCGAATGAAGCTCCACTTTTTAATCCTTTGTGATTCCTCCTCCCAATATTGGATGTGGGGTGAGCGGACACTCAATGGACCCTTCAGCTCTTTCCCAAAGGGACCATCATCTGACTTGCCATTCATACTGTCAAACAGTGTGTCCACCTCTTTTATGAAGGAAGCAGTCCCAATGGCCTCGGGGTTCATTTgccctgaaaaaaaatataaatgtaAAACCTATCAAGTTAgaccataaaaaatatattacctGCACTAATCaaggaaaatatgtatgctGCAACTGTGTGGCTCATTACTTTGGCAGCTATATTCACCTTCATTGCATACTGCAATATGGGTTTCAGGTATGTggcttttattttccataaagtCCTGAAAACGATTGTATTTCTATTATCTATTTCGTAAGCTGCAATGACATCCTGAAATTTGGCAACTTTATTCAAGATGGTTTCGCCAATGGTTACAGGAAGACTAACATTGTGCTTACGAAATAGAGAATAGGTACATTTCAATAAGTGAGGTGGATCAAACATGCAATGAACTTTtgagttttcaaaaaaaaagaaaggtgTATCTTTAGTAGCACCAAGTTCTTTGATGCACCTCACATTACTTGTACCCATATCACAGACTGTAACAGCAACGTCCACTTTGGCAACATGTTTTGCTGCAGAGAGAACTTCTAATAGACATTTTTTCAACTCTGCAGCATTACAACCCCTATGGCTGAAATAGTAGGCCACTGGCTGCTTCCAATTTTTACCCAACCCTACCAGCATGAACACTAACGCTTTTGTGGCAAGCCTTTTACTAAAATTAGTATCTCCAAAATCCTCAAAACCAAGGATTTTGTCTTCCCCCATATCATACTGGACACCTTCTTTGATGTccatttcatcaaataaaaggGCACAGCATCTCTGATGTATGTCTTTGGGGAGATTCTCATTTAGTTGATTGAAAATGCTTTCGTTGATTCCAACTTTGAACGGAACCATTTTCAACAActttaatattgtgtttttgctTGGTAGGGCCGCAAATTTTCTGAGAAGGTTGTAGCACCGGGGACTCCTCTTGAAAAGGGAAAGAGCAATGATTTTGTCATCAAGGGTCCATCTTCGTGCATTGGCACTCTTTGCtttaaaattcctgatttgTGATAGCATAAAATTAGCCATCACTGACGGCATGTCCTTAAAAAGGTTCCTTACCACTCCCTCATCAGATAGGTTCGTGATACTATTGATGGTGTGGTTTCTCTTTTTACACAGAGCTTTAACTTTGCGTAGTTGGTCTTCCTTTTTCCGAATAAGATCAACCAACTTCATCTTTCTAGGGGTAGAATTTGATAAGgtaaaattatcaatattacGGAATATCTTCGCCCTAGACCTCCCATGTGGTGTACTTGGGCATGCTGATGAAGATGCGCTAGGGGTAGGATCTTGTGCATCTAAaaatacaacaacaaaaaatgacatcagtacgttggaaaaaaatttttgcaaatAAATATAATACCTGATGAAGGAATTGTTGAAGTCCTAGATGCAAATTCCTTTTCATTCAAAGAAGGTATAGTGTTTCCCTCTTTAGCTAGAACTGAATGAAAGAACATTAAAATTGTACATTATAAGTGAATAAACTATCgtattgaaattaaaatataATGGACAGAGTAAAAGAATATCATTAGTTATTTCAAAGGAAATATTTGCAGATAAACACTGTACCTGATGAAGATAATATTGAAGAACTAGATTCAACTGGAAATACGTCTTCAATTACAGAAGGCATAGTGTCTCCCTCTTTTGCTAGAACTAAATGGTAGTGCATTAGAATGGTACCTTAAGAGTGAATAACCTATTTACTAATGGTATGATATAATCTTGTAGATAAATAGCTATATTACTGAAACATAATAATACCTGGAAATGAAGGAATTACCCATGCTATAGGAATAGCATCTCTCTTCAGTTTTAATAACCTCAAGTCCATGTAAGCTTCGTTGCTGAAATGCTTATCACAAATTCGATGGTGTTTTTTAGATTGGGTGTTTTTGAAACCTAGAATTTTCATCCACGattcacatctacaaaataaaatatgGATTTTACCTGGATTCACTTTAAACAATGCCTTTATTGAAATCTGCTTTTGAATGAGATAATTTTTACTCTTACCTTCCTGGATTTgatggaaaacaaaataatttcttcactTCGAACTCGGTGTCTCCACAGACTATACAACTTTTTGCAGCCATACTCGAACTCACTTTGTATTACAAAAAAAGGAAAACTTATTCAGCGTACTGCGACCCAAACTGCAAGaagtttgaatttgaaaaggtttgttgttgttgttgtttgttTACAAGTGGTGAGGTTATTTCTGTATGTGCCATTGcgcatgttttttctttttctttattcTATTGCACACCAAATTTCGAATTCCCCAGAAGTCGAACGTAGCTCCACCT includes:
- the LOC123320479 gene encoding uncharacterized protein LOC123320479 — encoded protein: MNLMSSTQNPSQPCTSSQILFSQSTSPVQPVSSTQPLTSSHPSLTLPASTSTGHSHSVLHYGSTLSLQAPVSSPQSLSPRSATSLPPVSSSRPISYSQQVLYSQSMSSGRVLRSRVVPPTDVSRKKWHSRLQLGNCRILCGSSR